From the Helicobacter sp. MIT 05-5293 genome, one window contains:
- a CDS encoding ABC transporter substrate-binding protein, producing MNRRHFILTSSLLLSSFTLPFSLYGNDFKSLKIGYLPITDHLLIIAKEVMKSPFTPVKFASWVELSEALRADSIDGAFILTPLSLKLYSQGVNLKALIAAHRNGSALIVKKGLILSSGKRDIHVLKGLKIAIPSRFSTHYLLLTNLLKDNGLSVKDIQLIDMSPPEMLSALAYGNIDGFIVAEPFAISAENREIGDVWILSKDIIDSHICCVLSFRQSVLEQRRQEIVQIIRDFARCALWIKNNPQQSAYLSIKFLGQKAPIIENLLAQDKRVIYESLALTPKDISRVLQDMQESHISNEKIAHLTFKDFVDSSFIEEVSL from the coding sequence ATGAACAGACGACATTTTATTTTGACTTCTAGTCTATTGCTTTCCTCATTTACTTTGCCATTTTCATTGTATGGCAATGATTTTAAAAGTTTGAAAATCGGTTATTTGCCCATCACAGATCATTTGCTGATTATTGCCAAAGAAGTAATGAAATCACCTTTTACTCCTGTCAAATTTGCCTCATGGGTGGAATTGAGCGAAGCTTTGCGTGCAGATTCTATCGATGGTGCATTTATTTTGACACCTTTGAGTCTAAAGCTTTATTCTCAAGGTGTTAATCTTAAGGCTTTGATAGCTGCTCATCGCAATGGTTCGGCATTGATTGTCAAAAAGGGTCTAATCCTTTCTTCAGGCAAGAGAGATATTCATGTGCTTAAAGGATTAAAAATCGCCATACCTAGCAGATTCTCTACGCATTATCTCTTACTTACAAATTTACTGAAAGACAATGGTTTATCTGTAAAAGATATTCAATTGATTGATATGTCTCCTCCAGAGATGCTCTCTGCACTAGCATACGGCAATATTGATGGATTTATTGTGGCTGAACCTTTTGCTATCAGCGCAGAAAATCGTGAAATAGGTGATGTGTGGATTCTGTCCAAAGATATTATAGATTCACATATCTGTTGTGTGCTTAGTTTTAGGCAAAGTGTGTTAGAGCAAAGGAGACAAGAAATTGTGCAAATAATACGAGACTTTGCACGATGTGCATTATGGATAAAAAACAACCCGCAGCAGAGTGCGTATCTCTCTATAAAGTTTTTAGGACAAAAAGCTCCGATTATTGAGAATCTGTTAGCACAAGATAAAAGAGTGATTTATGAATCTCTTGCTTTGACACCTAAGGACATTTCTCGTGTCTTGCAAGATATGCAAGAATCTCATATCAGTAATGAAAAAATTGCACATCTTACATTTAAGGACTTTGTAGATTCTTCTTTTATAGAGGAGGT
- a CDS encoding 5'-methylthioadenosine/adenosylhomocysteine nucleosidase, translating to MIIGIIGAMVEEITPLLERLKHYESKNIGGNTYYEVKIGGHTIYIAYSKIGKVHAALTCSTMILHFQCEKIIFSGVAGGLSPDLHIGDLILGSKLCQYDVDITAFGHPLGFIPESRVFIESDETLNAIAHRVAQNQHINLKEGIIASGDLFIADSGKKQWIIQHFGASAVEMEGAAVAVVCDLLKVPFCILRSISDSADGKADVNFDEFLESSAKRSADFVMMMIDQILEKK from the coding sequence ATGATTATAGGGATTATAGGAGCAATGGTAGAAGAAATCACTCCATTACTCGAACGACTAAAACACTATGAAAGCAAAAATATCGGGGGAAATACTTACTATGAAGTAAAAATCGGCGGACATACGATTTATATTGCTTATAGCAAAATTGGAAAAGTCCATGCTGCACTCACTTGCAGCACGATGATACTGCATTTTCAGTGTGAAAAAATTATCTTTAGCGGTGTGGCTGGTGGATTGAGCCCGGATTTGCATATTGGCGACTTGATTCTAGGGAGCAAACTCTGTCAATATGATGTCGATATTACAGCATTTGGACACCCTCTAGGCTTTATTCCCGAAAGTCGTGTTTTTATAGAATCTGATGAGACGCTTAATGCAATCGCGCATCGTGTCGCACAGAATCAACACATCAATCTCAAAGAGGGTATCATTGCTTCAGGAGATTTATTTATCGCTGATAGTGGCAAAAAACAATGGATTATCCAACACTTTGGAGCAAGTGCTGTTGAGATGGAGGGTGCGGCAGTCGCTGTCGTATGCGACTTACTCAAAGTGCCCTTTTGTATTTTGCGCTCTATTAGCGATAGTGCTGATGGTAAGGCTGATGTGAATTTTGATGAATTTTTAGAGAGTTCCGCAAAACGCAGTGCAGATTTTGTAATGATGATGATTGATCAAATCTTGGAGAAAAAATAA
- the fabD gene encoding ACP S-malonyltransferase, which produces MKYAFIFPGQGSQSIGMGKEFYENFTLAKELFEEASDAMNIDMKELLFEENDKLALTQYTQPAIFLVSYVAHQILQNEYPLLPSIAMGHSLGEVSAVVMSNGANFADGIKLTHKRGALMAKACENKDAGMMVVVGLEDSKLEAFCQEQQTNGKDIWCANYNGDGQIVLAGSKAHLSSVESAIKALGAKRALLLPMSVASHCPMLESAVKDFETLLEQTLNTDFSNPILSNATLEEYNTKSQAIPLLGKQLTQPVLYKQSILKIHDEIDVFIEFGHGNVLKGLNKRLTPKPTWNIGNLASLQECLESLKNN; this is translated from the coding sequence ATGAAATACGCATTTATTTTTCCCGGGCAAGGCTCACAAAGCATCGGTATGGGCAAAGAATTTTATGAGAATTTCACTCTTGCAAAAGAGCTTTTTGAGGAAGCATCTGATGCAATGAATATTGATATGAAAGAGCTTTTATTCGAGGAAAATGATAAACTTGCATTGACACAATACACTCAACCCGCTATCTTCCTTGTGAGCTATGTCGCGCACCAAATCCTCCAAAATGAATATCCTCTCTTGCCTAGCATTGCAATGGGGCATTCTTTGGGAGAAGTGAGTGCAGTTGTGATGAGTAATGGGGCAAACTTTGCCGATGGTATCAAGCTCACACACAAACGCGGGGCATTAATGGCAAAAGCATGTGAAAATAAAGATGCAGGAATGATGGTTGTCGTAGGATTAGAAGATTCTAAACTAGAAGCATTCTGCCAAGAACAACAAACCAATGGAAAAGATATATGGTGTGCGAATTATAACGGCGATGGGCAAATCGTATTGGCTGGGAGCAAAGCTCATTTATCAAGTGTAGAATCTGCCATTAAAGCTTTAGGAGCAAAAAGAGCTCTTCTACTTCCTATGTCGGTCGCAAGCCATTGTCCGATGCTAGAATCTGCCGTTAAAGATTTTGAAACACTTTTAGAACAAACACTTAATACTGATTTTAGCAATCCCATACTTTCTAATGCCACACTTGAAGAATATAATACTAAATCACAAGCAATCCCTTTGCTTGGCAAACAACTTACCCAACCGGTGCTTTACAAACAATCAATTCTAAAAATTCACGATGAGATTGATGTTTTTATTGAATTTGGTCATGGCAATGTCCTTAAAGGTCTTAATAAACGACTTACGCCAAAACCCACTTGGAATATTGGGAATCTTGCGAGTTTGCAAGAATGCTTAGAATCATTGAAAAACAACTAA
- a CDS encoding prepilin-type N-terminal cleavage/methylation domain-containing protein, with translation MRQAFSMMELVFVIIILGILAAIALPRLSLTRSDAQLIAIESDIVGAINTIQREVFSQNLEPTTLNGTMMIDIAGLSPSRWIAQGNGIKLAKNNSIDSANDCITLTQENGNLIFEIQPKADSSLCTKLLERHQTRREIPLSRSNAIF, from the coding sequence ATGCGACAAGCTTTCAGTATGATGGAGCTTGTCTTTGTGATTATTATTTTAGGGATTCTCGCCGCAATTGCATTGCCACGATTATCTCTCACGCGAAGTGATGCACAGCTCATTGCCATAGAAAGTGATATTGTCGGCGCGATTAACACAATCCAACGCGAAGTGTTTAGTCAGAATCTTGAGCCAACCACCCTTAATGGGACAATGATGATTGATATTGCAGGATTAAGTCCCTCGCGCTGGATTGCTCAAGGTAACGGAATCAAATTAGCCAAAAACAACAGCATTGATAGTGCAAATGATTGCATTACGCTCACACAAGAAAATGGCAACCTCATCTTTGAAATCCAACCTAAAGCCGATTCTAGCCTATGCACCAAACTTTTAGAACGTCATCAAACAAGACGCGAGATTCCTCTTAGTCGTTCTAATGCAATTTTCTAA
- a CDS encoding phosphoglycerate mutase family protein, which produces MKTITLLRHADTISREEFRVRGDKNDLLRPLSKLGKSQSKDIAHFVSHHLTFDTLISSPAKRTKQTLKPIEKKYKKAKILLSGDIVPDCGLEGYLKLTQTPTFKRAHHILIVGHQPDLESFAKYLCPYFNSAFPKGILIRFHLNNELDHESATQGLAGKGMIDFVLPPYLLSVKD; this is translated from the coding sequence ATGAAAACAATTACACTTTTAAGACATGCAGATACAATCAGCAGGGAAGAATTCCGTGTGCGTGGGGATAAAAATGACTTGCTCCGCCCTTTAAGCAAACTTGGAAAATCTCAAAGCAAGGATATTGCACATTTTGTCAGTCATCACCTTACATTTGACACACTTATCAGCTCCCCTGCCAAACGCACAAAACAAACGCTCAAGCCGATTGAAAAAAAATACAAAAAAGCGAAGATTCTTTTAAGCGGAGATATTGTGCCAGATTGTGGTTTGGAGGGCTATCTCAAACTTACACAAACACCTACTTTCAAACGAGCTCACCATATCCTCATCGTAGGACATCAGCCTGATTTAGAATCATTTGCCAAATACCTTTGTCCGTATTTTAATAGTGCGTTCCCTAAGGGCATTTTGATACGATTCCATCTTAACAATGAGCTTGATCACGAATCAGCTACACAAGGTCTAGCAGGAAAAGGTATGATTGATTTTGTGCTTCCTCCTTATCTTTTAAGTGTGAAAGATTGA